The following coding sequences lie in one Cannabis sativa cultivar Pink pepper isolate KNU-18-1 chromosome 5, ASM2916894v1, whole genome shotgun sequence genomic window:
- the LOC115716732 gene encoding probable xyloglucan endotransglucosylase/hydrolase protein 30, producing MDEVRSCGKKLCISSSSSRRGIILTSLGLFSVVFFTLTGAAAAFNLATIPFDEGYSPLFGDGNLVRSPDGRAVRLLLNRFTGSGFISSSHYNHGFFSANIKLPSDYTAGICVAFYTSNGDVFEKSHDELDFEFLGNVEGKPWRFQTNLYGNGSTSRGREERYRLWFDPTKEFHRYSILWTPNIIIFYIDEVPIREVVRSEEMGGDFPTKPMSLYATIWDASSWATNGGKYKVNYKYAPFVAEFKDLVLEGCPVNPIQEVQTTVACAEKSAALEREDYATITPERRSAMRKFRQRYMYYSYCYDTLRYPVPPPECVIVPSEKRLFKETGRLKFGGSHRRQSRRRNRPIVTATTVSDDLSDM from the exons aTGGATGAGGTACGTTCTTGTGGGAAAAAGCTTTGtattagtagtagtagtagccgGAGGGGAATAATATTAACGTCGTTGGGTCTCTTTAGTGTCGTTTTCTTCACTCTTACCGGCGCCGCAGCAGCTTTTAATCTCGCAACCATTCCCTTCGACGAAGGGTACAGCCCTCTCTTCGGCGACGGGAATCTCGTTCGTTCCCCCGACGGTAGAGCCGTTCGTCTTCTCCTCAACCGTTTcacag gGTCTGGTTTCATCTCGTCAAGTCATTACAACCATGGATTTTTTAGCGCCAACATAAAGTTGCCATCCGATTACACCGCTGGAATTTGTGTTGCCTTCTAC ACATCAAACGGTGACGTATTTGAAAAGTCTCATGATGAGCTGGACTTTGAGTTCTTAGGCAATGTAGAAGGAAAGCCATGGAGGTTTCAGACTAATCTGTACGGAAATGGCAGTACGAGCCGTGGCCGAGAAGAACGCTACCGCCTTTGGTTCGATCCCACCAAAGAGTTCCACCGCTATAGCATTCTGTGGACCCCAAACATCATTAT ATTTTACATTGATGAAGTTCCAATAAGAGAAGTGGTAAGAAGTGAAGAAATGGGTGGAGACTTCCCAACAAAACCAATGTCTTTATATGCAACAATATGGGACGCAAGTAGTTGGGCCACCAATGGTGGAAAATACAAAGTGAACTACAAATATGCACCTTTTGTGGCAGAATTCAAAGACTTAGTTCTAGAAGGCTGCCCGGTAAACCCAATTCAAGAAGTTCAGACCACCGTGGCTTGCGCCGAGAAGAGTGCCGCACTTGAGAGAGAAGACTACGCCACCATCACGCCCGAACGACGCTCCGCAATGCGCAAGTTCCGGCAGCGTTACATGTACTACTCTTACTGCTATGACACGTTGAGGTACCCTGTGCCGCCGCCAGAGTGCGTCATTGTCCCCTCCGAGAAGCGGCTGTTCAAGGAGACTGGTCGGTTGAAGTTCGGAGGAAGCCACCGCCGCCAGTCCCGGCGGAGGAACCGGCCGATTGTTACTGCTACCACTGTTTCGGATGACCTATCTGATATGTAG